One genomic segment of Gimesia chilikensis includes these proteins:
- a CDS encoding right-handed parallel beta-helix repeat-containing protein has translation MPASSVSRRQFLGAALATGLVSAATGKLVAGQKPAVNDPRATDGDQRFEPNWDERLSISVGTDKGDIVGSSDKALQAAIDYIAGKGGGTVQILPGTFTLRNALHLPSHIRLLGSGPETIITKGPSETVAISEDSDWYDQEITLEKSTGFQVGDGVVLVTKNPSTGGQDVIKRTLVARSGNRFKLNDGLRKNVWLSGKPTVASLFPLLTSEYTRDVVIENLTLDGNRKNNTNLNGNYGGCIFLQDCNRYSIRNVTARNYNGDGISFQICHDVKVENCHSHDHEGLGVHPGSGSQRPLIQNNRFENNHIGLFWCWGVKYGLAEKNQLTGNDIGISIGHNDTDNVMRENIVADSKQVGILFRNDARGKNFWANRNTVVKNQILNSGAANGVAIDITGRTSDLVIKENLISEQRQPMQRTGIRIGPEAGKIELADNKIEGFMKSIDDQRQAT, from the coding sequence ATGCCTGCATCGTCCGTATCCCGCCGTCAGTTTCTCGGAGCCGCACTCGCTACTGGACTGGTGTCAGCTGCGACTGGAAAGCTGGTCGCAGGTCAGAAGCCAGCGGTAAACGACCCGCGGGCCACCGACGGCGATCAACGATTTGAACCGAACTGGGACGAGCGACTGTCGATTTCCGTGGGAACCGACAAAGGGGATATCGTAGGCAGCAGCGACAAAGCATTGCAGGCCGCCATCGACTATATCGCCGGCAAAGGAGGTGGCACGGTTCAAATCCTGCCCGGCACGTTCACATTGCGTAATGCCCTGCATCTGCCTTCTCATATCCGCCTGCTGGGAAGCGGCCCCGAGACGATCATCACCAAAGGCCCCTCGGAAACGGTGGCGATTTCCGAAGACTCGGACTGGTACGATCAGGAGATCACACTGGAGAAGTCAACTGGTTTCCAGGTAGGCGATGGTGTCGTGCTGGTCACAAAGAATCCAAGTACCGGCGGACAGGATGTCATTAAACGCACACTCGTGGCACGCTCGGGAAATCGTTTCAAGTTGAATGATGGTCTCCGGAAAAATGTCTGGCTTTCCGGGAAGCCGACGGTTGCTTCACTGTTCCCTTTGTTGACCAGTGAATATACCCGCGACGTTGTGATCGAAAATCTGACGCTGGACGGCAATCGGAAAAACAATACTAACCTCAACGGCAACTACGGGGGTTGCATCTTTCTGCAGGATTGCAATCGCTACTCAATTCGGAATGTCACCGCGCGCAACTACAACGGGGACGGCATCAGCTTCCAGATCTGTCACGATGTGAAAGTCGAAAATTGCCACAGTCATGATCACGAGGGACTGGGCGTGCACCCGGGCTCCGGTTCACAGCGCCCCCTGATTCAGAATAACCGCTTCGAGAACAATCATATTGGACTGTTCTGGTGCTGGGGTGTGAAATACGGACTGGCCGAAAAGAATCAGCTGACGGGCAATGATATCGGCATCTCTATCGGTCACAACGATACCGACAATGTGATGCGTGAGAATATTGTCGCCGACAGTAAGCAGGTGGGAATCCTGTTCCGCAACGACGCCCGCGGCAAGAACTTCTGGGCCAACCGGAATACCGTGGTCAAAAATCAGATCCTCAACAGCGGTGCCGCGAATGGTGTGGCCATCGATATTACGGGCCGGACTTCAGATCTGGTCATCAAAGAAAATCTGATCAGCGAACAACGCCAGCCGATGCAGCGGACCGGGATCCGCATTGGTCCAGAGGCAGGCAAGATTGAGCTGGCTGACAACAAGATTGAGGGCTTCATGAAGTCGATTGACGATCAACGTCAGGCGACCTGA
- a CDS encoding aminotransferase class I/II-fold pyridoxal phosphate-dependent enzyme — protein MRGESEVPSSDDGFTIPVAERVKRLPPYLFGKINKLKYQKRVAGIDVIDLGMGNPTDPPDPLIVEKMSEALADPRNHRYSVANGIANLRKEVTARYWKKYGVRLDPDSEVVTCIGSKEGFSHMCLALMGPGDTAIVPSPSFPVHVYAVMLAAGNVIELDVREPDQFLSNIAYTCEHLYPKPKVVVVNFPHNPSATVIEQDFYVELVRLARKYSFMVISDFAYADICFDGYKAPSFLATPGATDVGVEFTTMSKGFSMAGWRIGFCSGNSEMVRALSTIKGYYDYGLFQPVQIAAIVAMRHCEAAVDSIAAEYQQRRDVFCDGLERLGWEIERPKAGMFIWAKIPEPWAQMGSIDFAMKLLDEGGVAVSPGRGFGEDGEGYLRMAIVENSQRLRQAVKQIGKVMKSEEIAANK, from the coding sequence ATGCGTGGCGAATCCGAAGTTCCCTCTTCAGATGACGGTTTTACCATCCCGGTTGCTGAACGAGTAAAGCGTTTACCCCCATACCTTTTTGGAAAAATCAACAAGCTGAAATACCAGAAACGGGTGGCGGGAATCGATGTCATCGATCTGGGTATGGGGAATCCCACAGACCCGCCGGATCCGCTGATCGTTGAGAAAATGTCCGAGGCACTCGCTGATCCGCGGAACCACCGCTATTCAGTCGCGAACGGAATTGCCAACCTGAGAAAAGAAGTGACGGCCCGTTACTGGAAAAAATATGGTGTCCGACTCGATCCCGACTCCGAAGTCGTGACCTGTATCGGATCTAAAGAGGGATTCAGCCACATGTGCCTGGCCCTGATGGGCCCCGGGGACACTGCCATCGTGCCGTCCCCCTCGTTCCCGGTCCACGTCTATGCTGTGATGCTGGCTGCAGGCAACGTGATTGAACTGGACGTCCGCGAGCCGGATCAGTTCCTCTCGAACATCGCTTACACCTGCGAACACCTGTATCCCAAACCCAAGGTCGTTGTGGTCAACTTCCCCCACAACCCCAGCGCGACCGTCATTGAACAGGATTTCTATGTCGAGCTGGTCCGCCTGGCCCGCAAATACTCGTTCATGGTGATCAGCGACTTCGCCTACGCCGACATCTGCTTCGATGGCTATAAGGCTCCCAGCTTCCTCGCTACTCCCGGTGCCACAGACGTCGGCGTTGAATTCACAACCATGAGTAAAGGCTTCAGCATGGCTGGCTGGCGTATCGGCTTCTGCTCAGGCAACTCGGAAATGGTGCGGGCACTTTCCACCATTAAAGGGTACTACGACTACGGCCTGTTTCAGCCGGTTCAGATCGCAGCCATCGTCGCCATGCGGCACTGTGAAGCAGCAGTCGACAGTATTGCCGCCGAGTACCAGCAGCGACGGGATGTCTTCTGTGATGGCCTGGAACGCCTGGGTTGGGAAATTGAACGTCCCAAAGCCGGCATGTTCATCTGGGCCAAGATTCCAGAACCCTGGGCACAGATGGGCTCAATCGACTTCGCCATGAAACTGCTGGACGAAGGAGGCGTTGCTGTCAGCCCCGGACGTGGATTCGGTGAAGACGGCGAAGGCTACCTGCGGATGGCCATCGTCGAGAATTCTCAGCGACTGCGACAGGCCGTCAAGCAGATCGGCAAAGTCATGAAGTCGGAAGAAATCGCCGCCAACAAGTAA
- a CDS encoding peptidylprolyl isomerase, with amino-acid sequence MGEPTPNPHATQTKTKSKRKIIFFAAGTGLVLLAGVLFFQTFNAKTGSAGEDKSAGKVRLSGNQPAVRSQPVAKVGSVVITEDELARECIALYGPEVLENVINRAVIEQACQKAGVTVEQAEVHAEVEKIAKRFNLDTKTWYDMLQAERKMNPSQYRRNVIWPMLALRKLAGQQTHLTQAEVQKAFVRDYGPRVKARMIMMDNLHRAQKVWDDVKRNPADFERKARDFSIEPNSRALGGAIQPIPQYSDNESLWKAAFKLKEGEISGIIQIGPSRYAILMCEGHTDPVVTNIEEVKSQLIEQLTEEQTQEAVARVFAKLKEETRVDNYITNTVTGGVSQTSGTNFGQSPVQQAIPSPTQGLNRPTR; translated from the coding sequence ATGGGCGAACCAACCCCAAACCCGCATGCGACCCAGACCAAGACGAAATCAAAACGGAAAATCATCTTTTTCGCAGCCGGTACCGGACTGGTTCTTCTCGCTGGCGTCCTCTTTTTCCAGACCTTCAACGCCAAAACCGGTTCTGCGGGAGAAGACAAATCCGCTGGCAAAGTACGCCTCTCAGGTAACCAGCCCGCCGTTCGCAGCCAGCCCGTTGCGAAAGTCGGGAGTGTCGTTATCACCGAAGATGAACTGGCCCGCGAATGTATCGCCCTTTACGGTCCGGAAGTTCTGGAAAACGTAATTAACCGTGCCGTCATCGAACAGGCTTGTCAAAAAGCCGGCGTGACTGTTGAACAGGCTGAAGTTCACGCTGAAGTCGAAAAAATCGCCAAGCGTTTCAACCTGGATACCAAAACCTGGTACGACATGCTGCAGGCAGAACGGAAAATGAATCCCAGCCAGTATCGTCGGAACGTTATCTGGCCGATGCTGGCCCTGCGGAAACTGGCTGGACAACAGACTCACCTGACACAGGCTGAAGTCCAGAAAGCCTTCGTTCGCGATTACGGTCCCCGGGTCAAAGCCCGCATGATCATGATGGACAACCTGCACCGCGCTCAGAAAGTCTGGGATGACGTGAAACGGAACCCCGCCGACTTTGAACGCAAAGCCCGCGATTTCTCCATCGAACCTAACAGTCGTGCTCTGGGTGGTGCTATCCAGCCGATCCCACAGTACTCTGACAACGAGAGTCTCTGGAAAGCAGCCTTCAAACTGAAAGAAGGCGAAATCTCCGGAATCATTCAGATCGGTCCCAGCCGGTATGCAATCCTGATGTGCGAAGGACACACCGATCCGGTCGTCACCAACATCGAGGAAGTCAAAAGCCAGCTGATCGAACAGCTGACCGAAGAACAGACCCAGGAAGCAGTCGCCCGGGTCTTCGCCAAGCTGAAAGAAGAAACCCGTGTCGACAACTACATCACCAACACCGTGACCGGTGGTGTTTCCCAGACATCAGGGACCAACTTCGGACAGTCTCCGGTACAGCAGGCCATTCCCAGCCCCACACAGGGACTGAACCGTCCGACTCGCTAA
- a CDS encoding SPFH domain-containing protein, producing MGFWMDKLRGELVDIIEWIDDSKHTLTWRFPRYQNEIKNGAELIVRPGQMALFVHRGQVADVFEPGHYQLTTDNLPILATLQGWKHGFNSPFRSEVYFVNTTQVTDLKWGTPNPIMLRDPEFGPIRLRAFGNYSLKANDPRILIKELVGTDSEFHSNEINELLRSIIISSFADLLGESKYAALDLASKYTEISLELKKLVNERIDDEYGLEVPQMLIVNISLPESVEKALDTRTSMGVIGDMNQFQQYQMGQAMLSAAENPAGGGAADGMGLGMGFAMANRMMQPGGAGAPGPMSPPPPPPAAWHIAANGQSQGPFALEVISDGIAKGQITANTQVWSAGMSGWLPAGQVPQLAALFQAATPPPPPPAS from the coding sequence ATGGGATTCTGGATGGATAAATTACGGGGAGAGCTGGTCGATATCATCGAGTGGATCGATGATTCCAAGCATACCCTGACCTGGCGTTTTCCCCGGTATCAGAATGAAATCAAAAATGGAGCCGAGCTGATCGTACGACCGGGGCAGATGGCCCTGTTTGTGCATCGTGGACAGGTAGCCGATGTCTTCGAGCCAGGCCATTATCAGCTCACGACAGACAACCTGCCGATTCTGGCAACGCTGCAGGGCTGGAAACATGGCTTCAACAGCCCGTTTCGATCCGAAGTCTACTTTGTCAACACGACCCAGGTCACAGACCTGAAGTGGGGAACTCCCAATCCGATCATGCTGCGTGATCCGGAATTCGGGCCTATCCGCTTGCGGGCATTCGGGAATTATTCGCTCAAAGCTAACGATCCCCGGATTCTGATCAAGGAACTGGTGGGCACCGATTCCGAGTTTCATTCCAACGAAATCAATGAACTCCTGCGGTCGATCATCATCAGTTCCTTCGCTGATCTGCTGGGAGAATCGAAATACGCGGCCCTGGATCTGGCTTCCAAATACACCGAAATTTCGCTCGAGTTGAAAAAGCTGGTCAACGAACGCATCGACGATGAATACGGGCTGGAAGTGCCCCAGATGCTGATCGTGAATATCTCTTTGCCGGAAAGTGTCGAGAAGGCCCTCGATACGCGAACCAGCATGGGAGTCATCGGCGACATGAACCAGTTCCAGCAGTACCAGATGGGGCAGGCGATGCTCTCTGCTGCCGAGAACCCCGCCGGAGGTGGCGCTGCAGACGGCATGGGACTGGGCATGGGCTTCGCGATGGCCAACCGGATGATGCAGCCCGGAGGAGCGGGTGCACCCGGACCAATGTCGCCACCCCCTCCACCGCCGGCAGCCTGGCACATCGCTGCGAACGGGCAGTCGCAAGGTCCGTTTGCGCTGGAAGTCATTTCAGACGGAATTGCCAAGGGGCAGATCACCGCCAATACCCAGGTCTGGTCAGCCGGCATGTCGGGCTGGTTACCGGCGGGACAGGTTCCCCAGCTGGCGGCACTCTTCCAGGCAGCCACACCTCCTCCACCGCCGCCAGCCAGTTAG
- a CDS encoding glycosyltransferase family 4 protein yields the protein MRVAHIITRMIIGGAQQNTLYTVEDQYRDYGDEVSLITGPTTGPEGTLIPRAEQGGFDLQIIPHLLRSISPLNDWRAYRELIAALRDYQPDLVHTHSSKAGILGRAAAWHLKLPCVHTIHGAAFHFGQSPLNYHAYIAAEKWAARRCDRLISVCDAMTDQYVAAGITTPELCDTVYSGMEVEPFLTPPRPPEEVRRELGIEPEHIVIGKVARLFHLKGHKYLIEAARQVVDAQPQVRFLLVGDGILRSEFEQRIAELGLTENFIFAGLVPPERVPELIHAMDIVVHTSVWEGLARVLPQGLIAGKPVVSYDVDGAREVVIPEQTGYLLPAESIEPLAQALTELAADPEKRARFGQTGRERFTDQFRHETMTRRLREIYQRVLDDREQKK from the coding sequence GTGAGAGTAGCACACATTATCACGCGAATGATCATCGGCGGTGCGCAGCAGAATACGCTTTACACAGTGGAAGATCAGTATCGGGATTACGGAGACGAGGTTTCGCTGATCACCGGACCGACCACCGGTCCGGAAGGCACATTGATCCCAAGGGCCGAGCAGGGGGGCTTTGACTTACAGATCATCCCGCATCTCCTGCGCAGCATCAGTCCGTTGAACGACTGGCGGGCTTATCGGGAATTGATCGCCGCCCTGCGCGACTATCAGCCGGACCTGGTTCATACTCACAGTTCGAAAGCGGGCATCCTGGGACGCGCTGCCGCCTGGCATCTGAAGCTGCCCTGCGTGCATACCATTCATGGTGCCGCCTTTCATTTCGGTCAGTCCCCTTTGAATTATCACGCCTACATTGCCGCAGAGAAATGGGCGGCCCGCCGCTGCGATCGATTGATCAGCGTCTGTGATGCGATGACCGACCAGTATGTCGCCGCCGGTATTACAACGCCTGAACTATGCGATACCGTTTACAGTGGGATGGAAGTCGAACCGTTTCTCACTCCTCCGCGTCCACCAGAAGAGGTCCGGCGGGAACTGGGAATTGAACCCGAACACATTGTAATCGGCAAGGTCGCGCGGCTGTTCCATCTAAAGGGGCACAAGTACCTGATTGAAGCAGCCCGGCAGGTAGTCGATGCACAGCCACAGGTTCGGTTTCTGTTGGTCGGGGATGGAATCTTACGATCAGAATTCGAACAGCGCATCGCCGAACTGGGGCTGACCGAGAACTTTATCTTCGCCGGTCTGGTTCCCCCGGAACGGGTTCCCGAACTGATCCATGCGATGGATATCGTGGTGCATACCAGTGTCTGGGAAGGACTGGCGCGGGTGTTGCCTCAGGGGCTGATTGCCGGTAAGCCGGTGGTCTCTTATGACGTGGATGGGGCGCGGGAAGTGGTGATTCCGGAACAGACCGGTTACCTGTTGCCTGCAGAATCGATTGAGCCGCTGGCCCAGGCGTTAACGGAACTGGCGGCAGATCCTGAGAAACGCGCCCGCTTCGGACAGACGGGACGGGAGCGGTTCACGGATCAGTTCCGTCACGAGACGATGACCCGCCGATTGCGTGAAATCTATCAGCGGGTCCTCGATGATCGTGAGCAAAAGAAGTAG
- a CDS encoding FG-GAP repeat domain-containing protein has protein sequence MHMLQPVYRHWNYVSVAALLVVLTGTTGLSAGETWQRQELDAAFRSEGSAAADVNKDGKMDVIAGDVWYEAPDWKMHEVRKPGKFVAGVGYSDSFCNFAYDINQDGWTDFIYVSFPGKEFYWYENPKNKSGHWKEHLIWHSICNETPKFADLTGDGKPELIFGSQPEKQMGYIEIPSPDQATKKWDFIPISKPGDPMVNGTFKYYHGLGVGDFNNDGRQDVLIPHGWWEAPETLGEGLWEFHPFNLTATGEAPEKMADLYVQDLDMDGDNDIIGSSAHAFGVWWFENLDGGDSPKFKAHLIDKSYSQTHAMHFIDMNGDGQNDMVTGKRFFAHNGKDPGGKEPVVMYWYEIKREKNKAPQFIPHKIEAGNDTGVGTQFSMSDLNGDGRPDIVLSNKKGVNVLIQK, from the coding sequence ATGCACATGCTTCAGCCAGTCTATCGTCATTGGAATTACGTTTCTGTCGCCGCCCTGCTGGTCGTGTTGACGGGCACGACCGGTCTGTCAGCCGGGGAAACCTGGCAGCGTCAGGAACTCGATGCGGCATTCCGTTCGGAAGGCTCTGCCGCGGCTGACGTCAACAAAGACGGTAAGATGGATGTCATCGCCGGTGATGTCTGGTATGAAGCCCCCGACTGGAAAATGCATGAAGTCCGCAAGCCCGGGAAATTCGTAGCGGGCGTCGGCTACAGCGACAGCTTTTGCAACTTCGCCTATGACATCAACCAGGATGGCTGGACCGACTTCATTTACGTCAGCTTTCCCGGCAAAGAGTTCTACTGGTATGAAAACCCGAAGAACAAATCAGGCCATTGGAAAGAACACCTGATCTGGCACAGCATCTGTAATGAAACCCCCAAATTCGCCGACCTCACCGGCGACGGAAAACCCGAACTCATCTTCGGTTCACAGCCCGAAAAACAGATGGGCTACATTGAGATTCCCTCCCCCGACCAGGCGACCAAAAAATGGGATTTCATTCCGATCAGCAAACCCGGCGACCCGATGGTCAACGGAACGTTCAAATACTATCACGGTCTGGGGGTCGGTGATTTTAACAACGATGGTCGTCAGGATGTGCTTATCCCCCACGGCTGGTGGGAAGCCCCGGAAACGCTGGGCGAAGGCCTCTGGGAATTCCATCCCTTCAATCTCACCGCGACCGGAGAAGCCCCGGAAAAGATGGCTGACCTGTACGTGCAGGACCTCGACATGGACGGCGACAACGACATCATCGGCAGCTCTGCCCATGCGTTCGGCGTCTGGTGGTTCGAAAACCTGGACGGTGGTGACTCGCCCAAGTTCAAGGCGCACCTGATCGACAAAAGCTATTCGCAGACCCACGCCATGCATTTCATCGACATGAACGGTGATGGCCAGAACGACATGGTGACCGGGAAACGCTTCTTCGCACATAACGGCAAAGATCCGGGTGGTAAGGAGCCGGTCGTAATGTACTGGTATGAGATCAAGCGTGAAAAGAACAAAGCTCCTCAGTTCATTCCGCACAAAATTGAAGCCGGAAACGACACGGGAGTCGGCACCCAGTTCTCAATGTCAGACCTCAACGGCGACGGACGGCCCGATATCGTGCTGTCCAATAAAAAAGGTGTCAATGTGCTGATTCAGAAGTAG
- a CDS encoding NHL domain-containing protein, producing the protein MKRLHIIPLLVLFCFAAAPLSAQTIKTIAGTGKLGHSGDGGPAVKAQVGEPYGLTLGPDGALYVCEIKGHVIRRIDEETGKISTVAGSTKKGYSGDGGPALEAKLNEPYEVRFDKAGNMYFVEMVNNIVRRVDAKTGKISTVAGTGEKGFSGDGGPATKATFSRPHSIALDNDDNLYICDIGNHRIRRVDLKTGIVSTFSGTGARKPTPDGAPVSGTPLNGPRALDFFADGKGKGSLYLALREGNMVYRIDLDNGTLHHIAGTGKKGYTGHGGPAKKATLSGPKGISVAPNGDIYLADTESHTIRVIRKKDGTIETAAGDGKRGDGPDGDPANCRMARPHGVYVGPQGNVYIGDSETYRVRKLTTGKQ; encoded by the coding sequence ATGAAACGATTGCATATCATTCCCCTGCTCGTGCTGTTCTGCTTCGCCGCAGCACCGCTGTCTGCACAGACCATCAAAACCATTGCCGGAACCGGCAAGCTCGGACACTCGGGCGATGGTGGCCCCGCAGTCAAAGCACAGGTGGGAGAACCCTACGGACTGACGCTTGGTCCGGACGGAGCTCTCTATGTCTGTGAAATCAAAGGACACGTCATCCGCCGCATCGATGAAGAGACAGGCAAGATCTCAACCGTCGCCGGATCGACCAAGAAAGGCTACAGCGGAGACGGAGGCCCCGCCCTGGAAGCGAAACTGAATGAGCCCTATGAAGTCCGTTTTGACAAAGCGGGCAACATGTACTTTGTGGAAATGGTCAACAACATCGTTCGCCGCGTTGATGCGAAAACCGGAAAAATCTCGACCGTCGCAGGCACAGGTGAGAAAGGTTTCTCAGGCGATGGAGGCCCTGCCACCAAAGCCACCTTCTCCCGCCCCCATTCGATCGCCCTGGATAACGATGACAACCTGTATATCTGCGACATCGGCAATCATCGCATTCGCCGCGTCGACCTGAAGACAGGCATTGTGTCCACGTTCTCCGGTACGGGAGCACGCAAGCCGACTCCCGATGGTGCACCGGTCTCAGGCACACCGCTGAATGGTCCTCGCGCACTGGACTTTTTTGCAGACGGGAAAGGCAAAGGTTCACTGTATCTCGCGTTGCGGGAAGGGAATATGGTTTACCGCATCGATCTGGACAATGGGACTTTACATCACATTGCAGGCACTGGTAAAAAAGGATATACGGGACACGGCGGACCGGCGAAAAAAGCCACGCTCTCCGGTCCCAAAGGAATTTCTGTCGCCCCCAATGGAGATATCTACCTGGCGGATACAGAGAGTCACACCATCCGCGTCATTCGTAAAAAAGATGGAACAATTGAAACCGCTGCCGGCGACGGCAAACGGGGAGATGGTCCTGATGGAGATCCCGCCAACTGCCGCATGGCGCGTCCACACGGTGTTTATGTCGGCCCTCAAGGCAATGTCTATATTGGTGACAGTGAAACTTATCGCGTTCGCAAGTTAACAACGGGAAAACAATAA
- a CDS encoding DUF1559 family PulG-like putative transporter, whose protein sequence is MLFPQSRSPYSPQTPQSALQARKRGFTLIELLVVIAIIAVLVALLLPAVQKAREAARMAQCKNNLRQIVLACHMYADSSGGYWPRAAPDQHVGFGGKKRWHGERTTTDATSKFQAHLGPLAPFLEQNAEIKKCPTFGNFAAHGTVSNAFEGGTGGYGYNQAYLGGTSWKYTYPTCNMIATNMREIGSLARTVAFADSALAQGFPDLHIIEYSFIEPPYFIDNWTPTFEEAPWRPDPSIHFRHTGTVANIGWADGRVTSAVMSGTGTSAYGGDPKKFQIGWFGPMDSNVLFTNKDKLEADMGGVQ, encoded by the coding sequence ATGCTGTTTCCCCAATCCCGCTCACCTTACTCCCCGCAAACTCCTCAATCTGCGCTGCAGGCACGCAAACGCGGCTTCACTCTGATTGAGCTCTTAGTCGTGATTGCCATCATCGCTGTTCTGGTGGCCCTGCTCCTGCCCGCTGTCCAGAAGGCGCGCGAAGCGGCCCGCATGGCCCAATGTAAAAACAATCTGCGACAAATCGTACTGGCCTGTCATATGTATGCAGACTCCAGCGGCGGTTACTGGCCCCGAGCGGCACCCGATCAACATGTCGGTTTTGGTGGTAAAAAACGCTGGCACGGCGAACGGACAACAACTGACGCGACATCTAAATTCCAGGCACATCTCGGGCCACTGGCTCCGTTCCTCGAACAGAATGCAGAAATCAAAAAGTGTCCCACCTTCGGGAACTTTGCTGCTCACGGAACCGTTTCCAATGCTTTCGAAGGAGGCACCGGAGGTTATGGTTATAACCAGGCTTATCTGGGAGGAACATCCTGGAAATATACTTATCCCACCTGCAATATGATCGCCACCAACATGCGGGAAATCGGCAGCCTGGCCCGCACCGTCGCCTTCGCCGATTCTGCACTGGCCCAGGGATTCCCGGATCTGCATATCATCGAATACAGTTTCATCGAACCGCCCTACTTCATTGATAACTGGACCCCCACTTTCGAAGAGGCCCCCTGGCGGCCCGATCCTTCAATTCATTTCCGACATACGGGAACCGTTGCCAATATTGGCTGGGCCGATGGCCGCGTGACCTCAGCCGTTATGTCGGGTACAGGTACTTCCGCCTACGGCGGGGATCCCAAAAAATTCCAGATCGGCTGGTTCGGTCCCATGGACAGTAACGTGTTATTTACCAATAAAGATAAGCTGGAGGCAGACATGGGAGGCGTCCAGTAA
- a CDS encoding Nif3-like dinuclear metal center hexameric protein yields MTSVADIQDYLINLAPPELGESWDNVGLLTGDPTFKVEKILTCLTLTPDVAAEAISAGANLIVSHHPILFRPVQQITAATVEGKMLLDLIQARISVYSPHTCYDSAERGINWQLASLLGLENIGILRPQPGPEPAAEAQGAGRFGDLPAEFSLAQLNQLIKQALKVENLQFVGDPEMRVSRLGIACGAAAEFLKDAHKHECQALLTGEARFHACLEARSRGMALILPGHYATERPAMEQMAELLQAQFGDLKIWASEVESDPLGWDCDGEST; encoded by the coding sequence ATGACCAGCGTCGCGGACATTCAGGATTATTTGATCAATCTGGCACCACCAGAACTGGGCGAAAGCTGGGATAACGTCGGATTGCTGACGGGAGATCCCACTTTCAAGGTCGAGAAAATCCTGACCTGTCTGACACTCACACCGGATGTCGCTGCCGAAGCGATTTCAGCCGGAGCGAATCTGATTGTCAGTCACCACCCGATTTTGTTTCGTCCCGTGCAGCAGATCACCGCGGCGACTGTTGAGGGAAAAATGTTGCTCGATCTGATCCAGGCACGAATCTCGGTTTACAGTCCACATACCTGCTACGACAGTGCAGAGCGGGGCATCAACTGGCAACTGGCCAGTCTGCTGGGGCTGGAAAACATCGGGATTCTGAGACCACAACCCGGCCCGGAACCAGCAGCAGAGGCGCAGGGAGCAGGGCGGTTTGGTGATTTGCCCGCTGAATTCTCGCTGGCCCAGCTGAATCAGTTGATCAAACAGGCTTTGAAGGTTGAGAATCTGCAATTTGTCGGAGATCCGGAGATGCGGGTCAGCCGACTGGGAATTGCCTGTGGTGCGGCTGCCGAATTCCTGAAAGACGCACACAAACATGAATGCCAGGCGCTATTAACAGGAGAAGCCCGGTTTCATGCCTGCCTGGAGGCCCGTTCCCGCGGGATGGCACTGATTCTGCCGGGGCATTACGCGACTGAACGTCCCGCGATGGAGCAGATGGCCGAACTCCTGCAGGCGCAGTTCGGGGATCTGAAAATCTGGGCCAGCGAAGTGGAATCGGATCCACTCGGCTGGGACTGTGACGGAGAGTCGACCTGA